A stretch of the bacterium genome encodes the following:
- the pth gene encoding aminoacyl-tRNA hydrolase has protein sequence MKLIVGLGNPGEKYARNRHNLGFMVVDEMVKGQIVSPTVDKKSESNVYKVGETILQKPMTFMNLSGRAVKVMADFYKIPAENILVIHDEVDLEFGDIKHQFDRGAAGHNGVDSVIQSLGTQEFHRLRVGVGRGENPNIETADWVLQDFAESKEEVEKLITRAAEVAENWIGKPR, from the coding sequence ATGAAATTAATAGTGGGGCTTGGAAATCCAGGTGAAAAGTATGCCAGAAACCGACACAATCTCGGCTTTATGGTCGTGGACGAAATGGTCAAAGGCCAAATTGTTTCTCCCACAGTGGACAAAAAATCCGAATCCAACGTTTACAAAGTGGGTGAGACTATCCTGCAAAAACCGATGACTTTTATGAACCTTTCCGGTAGGGCAGTCAAAGTCATGGCTGACTTCTACAAAATTCCAGCAGAAAATATTTTGGTGATCCATGACGAAGTTGATCTGGAATTTGGCGATATCAAACACCAGTTTGATCGAGGTGCTGCTGGTCACAATGGGGTAGACTCAGTGATTCAGTCTCTTGGTACACAAGAGTTCCACCGTTTGCGGGTCGGGGTTGGCCGAGGGGAAAATCCTAATATTGAAACCGCTGATTGGGTCTTGCAGGATTTTGCCGAAAGCAAAGAAGAAGTGGAAAAACTCATTACTCGCGCTGCCGAAGTAGCGGAAAACTGGATCGGTAAACCGCGTTAA